A window of Streptomyces sp. NBC_01224 genomic DNA:
GAGGATGCCGCCGATGTAGTAGCGGGCGATGTCCGAGAGGCCCGCGTAGCCCTGCTCGTCGTAGAACAGCGGGTCGCCGCCGGCCCACAGGGACTGGTGGACGTGCATGCCCGAGCCGTTGTCGCCGAAGATCGGCTTCGGCATGAAGGTGGCGGTCTTGCCGTTGCGCCAGGCGACGTTCTTCACGATGTACTTGAAGAGCATCAGGTCGTCGGCCGCGGCGAGCAGCGTGTTGAACTTGTAGTTGATCTCTGCCTGGCCCGCGGTGCCGACCTCATGGTGCTGGCGCTCGACCTGGAGGCCGTTCTTGTCCAGCTCCAGGGAGATCTCGGCACGCAGGTCGGCGAAGTGGTCGACCGGCGGGACCGGGAAGTAGCCGCCCTTGTAGCGGACCTTGTAGCCGCGATTGTTCTCTTCCGACCCGGTGTTCCAGGCGCCGGCCTCGGAGTCGATGTGGTAGAAGGACTCGTTCGCCGAGGTCTGGAAGCGGACGTTGTCGAACACGTAGAACTCGGCCTCGGGGCCGAAGTACGCGGTGTCGGCGATGCCGGTGGAGGTGAGGTACGCCTCGGCCTTCTTGGCCACGTTCCGCGGGTCACGGCTGTACTGCTCGCCCGTGATCGGGTCGTGGATGAAGAAGTTGATGTTGACGGTCTTGTCGCGGCGGAACGGGTCGACACGGGCGGTCGACAGGTCCGCGCGCAGCGCCATGTCGGACTCGTGGATGGCCTGGAAGCCGCGGATCGACGAGCCGTCGAAGGCGAGCTCCTCGGTCGGGTCGAAGACTGCCGCCGGGATGGTGAAGTGCTGCATCACACCGGGCAGGTCGCAGAACCGGACATCGATGAACTTGACGTCTTCGTCGGCGATGTACTTCTTCGCGTCGTCGGCGTTCTGGAACATCCAACTCCTCCTACTCCCGGCCCGGGAGGGACGGGGTTGTAGCTCGTGGTGCGGCCAGTGCGGTGGCACACGCTGGACCCGACCATAGGCAGACCGGATTTCTCAAGCATGACCCATTTGTTTCGCAGAAGTTAACCGAGCCGGGTGCGGGCGGCACCTCGTGGCCGGTTCGGGGCCCTCGTCCCCGCCGGGTGGCAGCCCGCAGCGGCCCCCGCCCGGCAGGGCGCGCGGGCGGGCGCAGTACCGTGGTCGGGTGGACAATAGGCAAGCAATCGGATCGTGGCTCTCCGGGCCGCGCGCGGCCGCCGAGGAGATGGGGGCCGACTTCGGCCACCGGGGCAAGCGGCTCGGTCTGCCCGAGCACGGGCCGGGATCCGTGGCGCCGCTCGGCCGGCGCTTCGGTGCGCTCTTCATCGACTGGGTTCTGTGCATGGTGATCGCATACGGGCTGTTCGCTCGCGGTGACCAGCAGACGGCCGGGAACTGGGCGCTCGGCGTCTTTCTCGTGCTGAGTGTGCTCACCGTCGGGACCATCGGCTGCACGCCCGGCAAGCGGCTCCTGGGCATCAGGGTCGTCGCCGAGAGCGGCGGTCGGCTCACTTTCGGGCGGGTGATCGTCCGGAGTTTGCTGCTGTGCCTGGCGATTCCGGCCCTGGTCTGGGACCGCGACGGCCGCGGCCTGCACGACCGGCTGGCCCGCGCTGTTCAGGTGCGTATCTGAGCCGAGGACGGATACCGCGGACGGTATGAGAAGAGGGCGGGTTGCGAACCGAACCGGTTCGCGACCCGCCCTCTCCGTGCGTACAGCGGATATGTACGACGGAAGCGTCAGCGCATCTTTCCGCCGCGCGGCATCCGCATGCCCTTCGGCATCGGGCCCTTGGGCAGCGGCATGTTGCTCATCAGGTCGCCCATCGCGCGCAGCCGGTCATTGGCGGCCGTCACCTGCGGGCCGGTCAGGACGCGCGGCAGCTTCAGCATCTTGGTGCGCACCTTCTTGAGCGGCACCTGGCCCTCGTCGTTGCCGACGACGATGTCATGCACCGGTACGTCGACCAGGATGCGCGCCATCTTCTTCTTCTCGGCCGCGAGCAACAGCTTCACCCGGTTCGGGTTGCCCTCGCCGACCAGGACGATGCC
This region includes:
- the glnA gene encoding type I glutamate--ammonia ligase, with product MFQNADDAKKYIADEDVKFIDVRFCDLPGVMQHFTIPAAVFDPTEELAFDGSSIRGFQAIHESDMALRADLSTARVDPFRRDKTVNINFFIHDPITGEQYSRDPRNVAKKAEAYLTSTGIADTAYFGPEAEFYVFDNVRFQTSANESFYHIDSEAGAWNTGSEENNRGYKVRYKGGYFPVPPVDHFADLRAEISLELDKNGLQVERQHHEVGTAGQAEINYKFNTLLAAADDLMLFKYIVKNVAWRNGKTATFMPKPIFGDNGSGMHVHQSLWAGGDPLFYDEQGYAGLSDIARYYIGGILKHAPSLLAFTNPTVNSYHRLVPGFEAPVNMVYSQRNRSAAMRIPITGSNPKAKRVEFRAPDPSSNPYLAFSALLMAGLDGIKNKIEPAEPIDKDLYELAPEEHANVQQVPTSLPAVLDALEADNEYLQAGGVFTSDLIETWIDFKRTNEIAPIQLRPHPHEFELYFDI
- a CDS encoding RDD family protein, with amino-acid sequence MDNRQAIGSWLSGPRAAAEEMGADFGHRGKRLGLPEHGPGSVAPLGRRFGALFIDWVLCMVIAYGLFARGDQQTAGNWALGVFLVLSVLTVGTIGCTPGKRLLGIRVVAESGGRLTFGRVIVRSLLLCLAIPALVWDRDGRGLHDRLARAVQVRI